The nucleotide sequence CCGATGACTCGCCGGCAGCCGAGCGTCGTCAGCCTGCGGCGGGGATCCACACCCGCATCAGGCTCGGTCCGCGGTTCGCCCAGTGGGCGTAGGGGATGAGGCCCGCCGTGACCGCCTGGCCCGACCGGGCGGTCACGGCGGAGTCGAGGCGGAGGTACGGCCAGTCGTCGGTAAGGTTGCGGTCGGCATCGTCGCGGTCGTCGTTGCGCCCATCTTCCACGATCAGCCGCACGGACGCACCGTCTGCGGTGGAAACCGGCGCAGTTCCCGTGTCGACCCGGACGCGATCGAACCCTGTCGTGCCGGGCAGATCCACCGACTCCAGGCACAGCACGAGCGGCCCGCGCTCGACGGCGACGGTCCCGCGCACGGCGTCGACCGCGTCGGGTGCGACGGTGAACCGCGGGGAGGTGTCGAGGTCGAGCACCAGCTCGTCGCCCGGAGCGAAGGCGCGGCGCAGACGCAGGGTGTCGCCGTCGACAAGGACGGGTTCGCCGTTCAGGCTCGCGCGCGCCCGGCCGCGAGACCAGGCGGGGATGCGCAGGCTCAGGGTGAACTCCGACGCTTCGGCCACCGAGACGACCACTCGACCGTCGAAGGGGTAGCCCGTGCGCACCGCGAGCGCGACGTGCCTGCCGTCCGGGAGGGCCGTGTCCACATCCAGATCCGCGTACTGGTGGAGTTGGACGCCGTCGCCGTCGGCCGTCGCGAAGTACGCGCCGACACTCGCCAGCGTGCGGGCGACGTTCGTCGGACAGCAGGACACCTCGAACCAGGGCGCGCGGAGGTTGGCCTCTGCGCGCTCGCTCAGCTCGTCGTCGTGCGTCTCCGACGCCAGCTCGCGCTGGTGCAGAGTGTTGGCGTAATAGAACGCGCGGCCGTCCTCGCGGGGAGAGACGAGCACCGCGTTGAGGAGGGTCCGCTCGATGAGGTCGGCGTGAGCCGGGTCGGCGGTCTGCAGGAGCAGGCGCCAGCTGACCATGACGGAGCCGATGGCGGCGCAGGTCTCGGCGTAGGCGCGATCCGGCGGCA is from Leifsonia sp. 466MF and encodes:
- a CDS encoding glycoside hydrolase family 127 protein, which produces MTLTSTALLTGGPVVPSRSLLRPLGPDEVRISGGFWADKQQLNATVILDHCETWMERIGWIGNFDRAAAGTVAEHHDGIEFVDSEVYKLLEAMAWELGRRPDAGLEARYSALVARVAAAQEPDGYLHTAFGRPGQRPRYSDLEWGHELYCFGHLFQAAVARARSGHPDDVLVRTARRLADHVAREFGEGGRDAICGHPEIEPALVELGRALGEQRYIDLARIFVERRGRRTLATTLFQGSDYFLDDVPVRDATVLRGHAVRAAYFTAGAADVAVETGDHGLLAAVQNQWRRTVAHRTYLTGGIGSHHQNEEFGADHELPPDRAYAETCAAIGSVMVSWRLLLQTADPAHADLIERTLLNAVLVSPREDGRAFYYANTLHQRELASETHDDELSERAEANLRAPWFEVSCCPTNVARTLASVGAYFATADGDGVQLHQYADLDVDTALPDGRHVALAVRTGYPFDGRVVVSVAEASEFTLSLRIPAWSRGRARASLNGEPVLVDGDTLRLRRAFAPGDELVLDLDTSPRFTVAPDAVDAVRGTVAVERGPLVLCLESVDLPGTTGFDRVRVDTGTAPVSTADGASVRLIVEDGRNDDRDDADRNLTDDWPYLRLDSAVTARSGQAVTAGLIPYAHWANRGPSLMRVWIPAAG